Within the Drosophila melanogaster chromosome 3R genome, the region AGGAAGACGATAAGGATgccaaaaagaagaagaaccGATGTGGCGAGTGCCGCAAGAAAGTTGGCCTGACCGGTAAGTGCCCGCCGTGCTGGCTCTTGTGTTCCCAAATGATGGTACATCATTTCTAACGAAATCCATCTTTTAATTGTAGGTTTCCAGTGTCGCTGCGGCGGTCTGTACTGCGCCGTGCATCGTTATTCTGATAAACATAACTGCACATTCGATTATAGAGAGCATGGCGCACAGGAAATCCGACGCAACAATCCGGTTGTCGTTGGCGAGAAGATTCAAAAGATTTGAATTTCGATATTGTGCCAGTAACAGTAACAGTAGCCGTAGAATGATAATAACCAACTACACATGATAagagtacatatatatatatatgctgcGCTATAACAAGGAAagcaacaagaaaaacaacaccaGCAGAAAGCATAAACACACACCACACAAAATCACACAGAGTAATGCTAAATGAATCGATAAAAACtgtaattgtaatttaattataatgtAAACAGCAATTTCAAGCAACAATAGTTCAGAGAAACGATAACCAAATACCCCGCAAAAATGAAGCAACAACTGGAACAACAATTTCGATGCTCAACAACGTTAAGCTAGCAACGTCCAGCAGCAAGCTGCGGCAGCAACTTGCCACAATGCACCAGGAAGCAGCGTTCAGCGGCCAACACCTTTGAACCAGACGCGTGACAGCGTTAGCAAGTGCAACAACAATCACCGCCGCGTTTGTGGAATACGCAGAGCAAacgcagcaacatcaacaacaaccagCACAACCGATTGCCTTGGTCGCCTGCTGAGCtgggccgaaaaaaaaacagtctTGAAGAAAACACCTTTCATCGATCAACGTTGAAATAGTTTGTTATTCCAAAtacaatttgaaaattgtttgtaTTTAGCTAAAAATCCAACAAACAACACACGGCCACATTTGCAACGACAACAAGcacacaacaaacaacaaacctTTGTTTCATGTTATCAAACACCGCAACAATCTTTTAGTAAGACAATGTGTGtcatttgtttttgtaatATGTTGGAgtgtattaaataaaaaaaaaattcaaaatgcaaagtatgaaaagaaattttaagaaaaatttaacaaacccaaattcacatacaaaacaaaaaaaccaacCAAGCAACCAACTCTTTCTCAATTCTTAATTATGAGctattaaatgaaaaaagaaaaaaactaatatatattaattaattatgtatatgtattaaaaaagaaaaagcaagaaaaaaatatgcaaaattaagcgtaaaaaaacaaagccctcaccacaaaaaaaaaaaatgtaaaaaaaacctgaagaaaagaaacaaagaaTAACGCAGTTGTGTAGAGCTCCCTAAAAAGTTTGCTAAGAATCCACGACCACGCTAGACACGAGCGAGAGAGAGTATAGCtatatagagagagagagagagagcggagaaGCGCGATTAGTGTAAAGCAACGTGGAGCATAACAACTCCCCTATACATAGAAAtctaaatataattataattaattagtGAATCAAAGCAGGCGAATGCAGTGCAAGCGGcgttttttcttcgttttactTTTTGCCCTCCTGTCCCTCTAacattaaattgaattgattttaattttctgatTTGCGatgaattatatatatatatatgcataataTTAACTATATCTacatctatatatgtatggtaGGATATGTAAATCGTGTGAAGCATACACACATATAGTTTCTTTGGGTATATGCACATTAaggcgaaaaacaaaagataaaaaccaTTAAAAAAGCATAttctatctatatatatatatagcggttacaaagaaaattcagcaaaaatggcaaacgaaaaatgcaaaaaatacaataaatatatatggttCGTCTTTAgatttttattgctttaagcgttatttagtttttctttgtttttattaaaacacACATGCGTGTACACAACAAAACAACCAATCCCTTTTTAATTTAGCTTTCTCCATTCTGTAGTacataatttacaatttaattcaaatcaattacacctatgcaaataaatttacatttagAAATAAATTGTGTTGTTAACcctacaaacaaaaaaatacaaaaatgaaaaaaaaaaaaatcaaaacaaatgttGTAAGTAAAACTAAACTTACCAATAACAAAGAGGAaataatgcaataaatttgattcTACAATTAAAATTCCCGCAAGACCAAAACCAATCTAATAAGTACATTTTTGGCACAAAGAACTGAGAAGGAATCGTTTTCGCACcacagcaacaaaacaaaagccgacaCCAAACTCGCCTTTAACCAATCGCCTTCCCATTGGGAAAACTTTTCGCGAGATCGAATCTATCTAGAGGTGTTACCAAATCCCAGGCAACACTCCTAGTTATACGTTGATCTGGGGAATCTCGGGGTCAAAGCGGGTCCATAGGGACCTTCGTTGTGCACAGAAGATTCTGGACAAGAGCATTGAGCACAGCAATCCAGCAATAGTGAAGTCCAACCACGTTAGGGTGTGTTTAGTCAGAACATTTGAACTGTACAAAATCAGAGATGAAAAATGCAACCTAGAAACGAActtcaatataattttaaatgaaagaCGAGACCTAAAAATGTACAGAGCCAGAGATAAAATAGATGGAAAAATATTGGGGATGTGAAAAACTGCAATTAATCAACAAGAACAGCTAAAtgtcattttaattttaatttgtcccCCGCAATGATAAAGGCAACACTCTACATATACGTATatcataatttaattgaaaactataaaattaattagaaaAATTGTATACATACACGAACACACAATATGGATTTTAAGAATTAACGAACAAGCGTACCACAATTTTAAGCCGTTTTAAAACTGATTTACTAATAAAATTTGAAGATGATTATAAACTTCGAATCGATTTAAAACCCATTTCTATAATTTTTGCATAGTTGTAGTTTTCAGttacaaaaatttacaatgctTTAGTGTGCTTTTAGTTGAAAttgtgtttatatatttaacgAAAGAGTAAAGTGAAAaggcaaataataattataactaagcgtaataaatttttattattattaaccaGAACGTTTATTCTAGTAGTTCTTTATTGTATTACCagattaattattattattttgttgtgtGCACCTCTTAGTCACTTTTGCGCTTATAAGCTAATCAAAACAACTCGCAAGCAATCACTTCCACACCGTGtacaatcccaatcccaatcctgATCCCAAATCCCCCAGCCTGAGAATCCCAGTTCCGCCAAAATCTACTTGTGTTAAAATCTTTTGCAATTGCTAGCCGAATTTGATAATTGTTTGTCTCTTACTTTGGATATGTGAAGTGTTTTGTTGACAGAAGGAGCAAAGATGGAACGAAATTAGTTGATTTAAGCGTATGAATGGGATttaatgaatatgaatatgaatgcaTCCAATATCTAAAACTCTATgcgtatataaatattgtactaatgtgtaattgtaattaaatgcGTCGGATGAGAATATCTGCAGCTGAAGCAGAAGTTGGGTGGAGAAACAGtgaacatatatatttaacacaGAAACGGTAAAGCTAGAAAATCTAAATAGAAATAGATATATACTTATACCTAAACATACATGAGCCTCAGATCCGGGCGTATATAAGAGCAACaactattttaattaaacttaaacaaatgtacagtataattcgcttagctgcatcgatagttagctgcatcggcaagatatctgcattatttttccatttttttgtgtgaatagaaaatagaaaatagaaaaaaaaaaattaagttagctgcatttttaagttacctgcatcgaggcattgtgcaaagtactcgaggcagctaagcgaattatactgtataaacaaatacaataaaaaagaAGTTAAAGCAAGAGCAAgagcaaccacaacaacatttgaaatgaacaatgaaaacaatatTAACTTCAAAAAATTTATATAGCAAACTGGATAATGTTCAATAAAATGcgataatataatttttaaaaaacatttgcatttttcattttcatttgattcaGTTTGGATGCAACTTTTTCAAGATACTATTTCCATCTTTCGATATCCATTTGGAACCGAAGCCAAGCCAAGGTGCTAAGTAGTTTAGATACGACGACGAGGTGGCTTAAATGGCCAATTGAGAGTAGATCGAGTGGCTCTGGGATTTGTTTCAAAATGGTTCGTTCGCTCTTAATGCAATAGTTAATAACCTAACTAAAGTCACAGCAAGTGTTCAAAAGTAAAACTCAGTAACTACCTAAACTCAgcaagtaaataataataatacatttgtgTGTGCTTATTTCGTTATGATAATTTTAAAAGAGAATCACACAGTTAATAACTTCAAGTGAAGAAACAAAAAGGTTTTGATCTGTTGAAAAATTAAGCTGCTAAAATCTCCAAAAACTATTTGAAAGCCCAACCAGACAAAGAGATGAAGCTACAATTACAATATTTGACAGATTCTTCGCGAATGGTAAAATAATGAATGCTTAGATCTTAAGACAAATCgaaggatatatatatatatatatatatagatatatatacgAGATATAACAGTTAAATGAACGATGCAGCAATGTCGTATGAATAACAGAAACATATATCTTAAGTATAAatgagtatatatatagactATATATACACGCATATGTATATCTGATAAATGAGAAATCGCTAAACTGATAAAATTAAACCTaagtaaaattaaaagaaaatacaaaacacgGAAAGAAATGGAACTAATAAAGAGAATTATTCTGAGAAATATAAGCCACCTGACTTTCAATTGAGCGAAAAAGGGTGAATATATTATTAAGTGTGTTGGccgaaaatatattttcagttCTTTCTTTATTGTATCATTGCAATTAAGATCACCTGCTTTTATTTAGCATTTTAAGATTGATTCTGATGCTTCATAATGAGAACTAATGGAATGATCAACAACTCAGCCCACTGCAATCTCTGATTGTGCGCAATAGAATATTTTTTAGATAAGACGTGGTCCGGGGTATCAAGCAAAAGCAACTGTAAACATATATCTGCGGTTGGGGAACTCCACAGTGAACCGTCTCTCGAGATCAGTTCTCCACTGGTCTTCGTAGAGATCGGTCCGCTAAAAGTACCTTCTAAAAATTCCTTTTAAAACGTGAGAAGAGCAAATATTCAAAGCGTGACCCACATTGAAAGCTGTGAATATGTCAACCGTACAGACCGGTGAGTTTGAATCCCGGGGAGATAAGAGCTTATCTCAGCTCATCAGATAATGAAATTTTCCGCTGTTTTTGCATCCAGTTCTGGGCACCATTACTCCCAATCTGCTGGGTCGAACTTTGACCCACGAACATGTCGCCCTCGATTTCGAGCACTTCTATCGCCCACCGCCTCCGGATTTCGAGAGCGAACTGAAGGCGAAGATCAGCATGTCCACCCTGGGCTATGTGCGTCTATATCCGTATTCCAGCAAGGAGAATGTCCGCTTCTACGATGGAGAAGCCCTCGAGGCGGCCAAGAAGGATGTGCTGCTCTACAAGAAGCACGGTGGTGGCAGCATTGTGGAGAACAGTAGCTACGGCCTGAAACGCAATCTGGAGTTCATAGTGGAGCTGGCCAAGAGCACGGGTGTTCACTTTATTGCCGGCACCGGGCACTACATCCATGCCATGCAGGATGCCAGTCATGCCAGCCTAACCGTGGAGCAAATGAGCGACTTGTACTCCAAGGACATCATCACTGGACTGCAGGTCAATGGCAAGGTGGTCAAGTGCGGATTCATTGGCGAGGTGGCCAGCGTGTATCCCATTCATGGTAGGTCTGAGCAAAGTCTATTAAGAatccaaatatatatactgatatattattttaagattttGAGAAGAATGCCATCAAGGCGGCCGGTGAGATTCAGGAAGTCCTTGGCTGTGGTGTTTCTATGCATCCGCATCGTGTTACCAAGGCTCCTTTTGAGATCATGCGTCTTTACTTGGAGGCGGGTGGACGTGCCGACAAATGTGTCATGTCGCATTTGGATCGTAAGTAATATAGTCTCTTAAACATACCCAGTTTGATTGAACGTTCCATATTCATTAGGCACCATTTTCGACATCGATGAGCTGCTGGAATTCGCCAAGCTGGGCTGCTACATTCAGTACGATCTCTTTGGAACGGAGTGCTCCTTCTATCAACTGAATACCAGTGTGGATATGATCTCCGATGGCCAACGTATCGACAATCTGATAAAGCTGATTAAAGAGGGTTTGGTGGACAAGCTGCTCATGTCCCACGACATCCATACAAAACATCGATTGGTAAGCTAAAATTAACTCGATTGTAAATCTCTTCTATATATATCTCTATTTATTTAGACCTCCTATGGCGGTCATGGCTATCATCACATCCATACCAACATCCTGCCCAGAATGTTCGATCGCGGAGTAACTTTGGAGCAAGTGGAGCAAATGACGGTCACCAATCCTGCAAAATGGTTGGCCTTTGACCCCTAAACCTAAAAAGTTTGTTATTCTGGTAGCATCTCTTATCATGTTTTTCTTGTTGATAAGATTAGCGCGGTTcttttggcaataaaaaatggGCGTGTCTTCGAACTCAAGCTAAtcactttgtttttattacaaaaCACGAAAATGGGGGCTCGTACGATTTTTTTTAGATGCAATTAGAAAGTGATTAATAAAAACTTGGGCGACCACAAAAATAAGTCCTCTACCTTTGTTCTATATCAGTTGATTaaatatatggatatataaaGAAAAAGTATGTAATAGAATAGAACTTCTCGGTCAAcgaatttctaaaaatttccaatattTTAGAATATTTCCACTGCCGATTAGAGATAAGTCTCCGAAATCCTTATCGTTTTCGGCCCACTTTCAAACCACGTACTTAACTTCCCGTGGACTTGATATCCTATCGGCATCGGGAACAGTTCCGATGGATGTTGccaaaaaaggaggaaaacgGGTGAAAACGTTatcgttgttattgtttcaTTTAAGGTTGCCAGAACAACTCTTATCAGCTCGTCGTCAGGCCAGGCCCCATAAAGTGACCAGCCGGCAATTGAAACGCAAAGGTGCCGTATTTACGACCCAATGGAGTCTCCTCATCCACTCATCCACTATATATACCAGTTCCGATTATTGTCGCACTCATCAGTATTCGGCGAGCTGTTTAACCCGGAGGATCCTagattgatttttttttgcaatgtCCCAGGCAGTGAAAACGGAAACGCCCAAGGAACCAAATGTTGTGGCTGCCAAAGCCAATGGCGGCACCGCTGTCAATGGAAAGTTGGAAGCCCAGAAGAGACCCCGGCATGTTTCTGGTGGTGTGGAGGAAATCATCGATCCCTTTTGCAATCCGGAGAAACCGCAACGCATATCCTTCCATGACGTCACATCCGCTGCCTTTCTCATCCGCGGTGGCGTGGAACGCACTCCTTGTCCGGTAGATATTCATGCAATTGATATTTTGGAGTCCCAGATTAAGTGATTGACTTACAGAAATCCACATCATCGGATCTATATGGCATGGAGTTATATCTGAAAAAGGATTTCCTACAATATACAGGCAGGTAAgttatcaaaatttaaaagagATGATCAGGTCTTTCCTCCTGTCTGTCTACTTTTTAATTGCACTTATATGTAGGTCCAAAGTGCATTTGCAGTTCGgctttattattgtttatactGATAGGTTTCGCTCAACATTTAGTAATCAATTAGTATACTATAAATATTGTCTGGGAGAATTATTTGAGTACTTTGATAAGCGGCTGTATTTACATGCATTTCACACTCAAAATAAAGCTGCAAAATACGATTATACAATTTTGACATGTATTTTACAtaattattacatattatgcatttttagctttaatacttttgtttgtttttaccTTAGCCACTTTATTTCGCGTCGTTTAATAGAGTACGTCGCATTTCTATTATTACGCCAAAAATTTCGTTGATAAATTTGGCTGCACATAAAAGTCAAAGATCCGATAAGATAGGGTTTAATTGGTAGATATGGTTCGATTGGCTCAAATTAATTGCTGTTGCTAattgatatttgattttgtgaACAACATGTGACTGATATGCCCAATTCACAATTTTGACAGCTTCAAGGAGCGTGGCGCACGCTATGCCTTGCTATCATTGACCGAGGAACAGAAGCGAACCGGAGTGATCAGTGCCTCCTTGGGTAATCACGCCCAGGCCCTGTGCTATCATGGCTGGAAACTCAATATACCAGTGACCGTGGTGATGCCCAAGGCGGCGCCCATCATGAAGATCCAAAAGTGCCGGAACTACAAGGCACGCGTCATCGTCGACGGAAATGACATGGGCGAAGCCAAGTCCCTGGCCATGCGAATGTCCCGCGAGGAGGGACTCCTGTACGTGAATGGCTACGATCATCCGCACATTATGGCCGGCCAGGGAACTATTGGTTTGGAGATACTCGAACAGGTGCCGGAACCGGATGCAGTGGTGGTGCCAGTGGGCGGCGGTGGACTGATTGCCGGTATTGCCACAGCCGTTAAAGCTTTGTCCCCCAAAACCAAGATTATTGTAAgctatatttttattattactttcTTTGTATGTCACCTTATTGTTTTTTAACAGGGTGTGGAGTCGGAGAAGTGCGCCAGCTTCACCCGGGCCATGGAAAATGATGGACCTATTCACACGCCCATCAAGAACACATTGGCTGATGGCTTGGCCGTTCCTAAAGTTGGCTATAATGCCTATGCCACCGCAATGCCGCTAATAGATCGCATGGTGGTGGTCAAGGAGGAGTGGATCGCAGTGGCTATCCTAAGATtggtggaggaggagaagtGCGTCGTCGAGGGAGCGGGTGGTGCGGGTCTGGCGGCCATTCTGGCCGGACACTTGGATGAGCTCAAGGGAAAGAAGTGAGTGCTTTCAGTTTACTTAACTATAATTTCTAaacatttctttgttttttttttatgatagAGTTGTGGTGCTTCTGTGTGGAGGAAACATAGACACCACCGTTTTTGGACGTTGTTTGGAGCGAGGTTTGGCTGCCGTTGGACGCCTGGTTAAGTTTAATGTGGAGGTTAGCGATCGTCCTGGCGGAATCAACGATCTTTGCGCCCTGCTTGTCCGAGTAGGCGTGTCCATTAAGGACATCATGCACGAGCGAGCCTGGCTGAGGGATGTTTATACCGTGGAAGTGAAGGTCGTGTGCGAAACCGTGGACTGGACCCATAGTTTGCAGCTAAAAAACGAGCTGAAGAAGTTCTACTCGAAAGTTCAGTTCTCCGATGTTCCGCTGGCCCTGTCAAATGATACCGATTCGTAGGATTCTcttctgtatatatatatatatagtacacATATGATTTATTCACTTCAGCAGCGCAGCAAAACTTAAAGCTTTAACTTAGAGCTTAGTTGTATTAGAGTAAACATAATCGTAGTCGAAGTAGAAATGTAAATTAggtgtaaataaatatacatagaATACAAAGTCTAGAAACAAATTGACAAACGTAGGGATTGCATAATATACAAATTATGAATCACTGCctaaaaactaaaacacaaacaactaaaaatatataaattcatGAGCTTAGGTTACGAACGCCGTTCTTCAAGCAGACACACAATatcagttttattttattttctcttatctttttttcgtttcacttttttttttgttttaagatCTCTTGCGGTTTTTGGCACATTAAGGATTTATAACATACGCTCAGTCAGGCAAACACACACTACAGTACACATcgaaatttacatttacatggctagaaaatatatatgtctCTATATAAATATGGTTTATATGGTAAAATGTATAGTAGGTATGTGCTATCTCATAAATACAGGCAACTCGTTGTCAAGTCCTCGGACGTAACGTACTTTAAAAGCGCTGACTAAATCTACGTTGAGTATACGCTAAGTGTTCCGCATGGAGCCGCTCTTAGTGGCTGTTGTCCAGGCGCAGAATCAGTGCATCCACCACATTGTAGATCTCATCGAAATGCGGTCGGGATTCGGCGTCGGCTGCCCAGCACTGGAGCATCAGTCGGTACATCTCCTCGGGCGTGCTCTTCGGCGTTGGCATACGATATCCTAGAGATCATAAGTCACATATCATATTCTTTTCCTATTAAAAGCAAATCTAGTAGTATTTACCCGTATCGATGCGCTCTCTGGCTCTGGAGTTGGTCATGCCGGAGTAGGGTGTGTCGCCCTTGGAGAAGATCTCCCACATCAGTATGCCATAGGACCACACATCGCACAACGAAGTGTACTTGCCGAAATTCAAGGCCTCGGGAGCTGTCCACTTCACAGGTATTTGTTTCATGCCATCGGAAACTATTGAAGGAAACTTTCATTCAGTTTTAAGGTTCTTCTCTATTGTGTA harbors:
- the CG18473 gene encoding uncharacterized protein, whose amino-acid sequence is MSTVQTVLGTITPNLLGRTLTHEHVALDFEHFYRPPPPDFESELKAKISMSTLGYVRLYPYSSKENVRFYDGEALEAAKKDVLLYKKHGGGSIVENSSYGLKRNLEFIVELAKSTGVHFIAGTGHYIHAMQDASHASLTVEQMSDLYSKDIITGLQVNGKVVKCGFIGEVASVYPIHDFEKNAIKAAGEIQEVLGCGVSMHPHRVTKAPFEIMRLYLEAGGRADKCVMSHLDRTIFDIDELLEFAKLGCYIQYDLFGTECSFYQLNTSVDMISDGQRIDNLIKLIKEGLVDKLLMSHDIHTKHRLTSYGGHGYHHIHTNILPRMFDRGVTLEQVEQMTVTNPAKWLAFDP
- the Srr gene encoding serine racemase, isoform B — encoded protein: MSQAVKTETPKEPNVVAAKANGGTAVNGKLEAQKRPRHVSGGVEEIIDPFCNPEKPQRISFHDVTSAAFLIRGGVERTPCPKSTSSDLYGMELYLKKDFLQYTGSFKERGARYALLSLTEEQKRTGVISASLGNHAQALCYHGWKLNIPVTVVMPKAAPIMKIQKCRNYKARVIVDGNDMGEAKSLAMRMSREEGLLYVNGYDHPHIMAGQGTIGLEILEQVPEPDAVVVPVGGGGLIAGIATAVKALSPKTKIIGVESEKCASFTRAMENDGPIHTPIKNTLADGLAVPKVGYNAYATAMPLIDRMVVVKEEWIAVAILRLVEEEKCVVEGAGGAGLAAILAGHLDELKGKKVVVLLCGGNIDTTVFGRCLERGLAAVGRLVKFNVEVSDRPGGINDLCALLVRVGVSIKDIMHERAWLRDVYTVEVKVVCETVDWTHSLQLKNELKKFYSKVQFSDVPLALSNDTDS
- the Srr gene encoding serine racemase, isoform A, with translation MPKAAPIMKIQKCRNYKARVIVDGNDMGEAKSLAMRMSREEGLLYVNGYDHPHIMAGQGTIGLEILEQVPEPDAVVVPVGGGGLIAGIATAVKALSPKTKIIGVESEKCASFTRAMENDGPIHTPIKNTLADGLAVPKVGYNAYATAMPLIDRMVVVKEEWIAVAILRLVEEEKCVVEGAGGAGLAAILAGHLDELKGKKVVVLLCGGNIDTTVFGRCLERGLAAVGRLVKFNVEVSDRPGGINDLCALLVRVGVSIKDIMHERAWLRDVYTVEVKVVCETVDWTHSLQLKNELKKFYSKVQFSDVPLALSNDTDS